A section of the Oenanthe melanoleuca isolate GR-GAL-2019-014 chromosome 6, OMel1.0, whole genome shotgun sequence genome encodes:
- the HTR7 gene encoding 5-hydroxytryptamine receptor 7: protein MVLALNGSHLSGNLRPLVLEEPRALGGGRMIAGSWPPRSLARLGPSLPPSALPTASPLPANDSQCGEQILSYGSAEKVLIGAVLCLITLLTIAGNCLVVISVCFVKKLRQPSNYLIVSLALADLSVALAVMPFVSVTDLIGGEWIFGRLFCNVFIAMDVMCCTASIMTLCVISIDRYLGITRPLTYPVRQNGKCMAKMILCVWLLSASITIPPLFGWAQNVNDEKVCLISQDFGYTIYSTAVAFYIPMSVMLFMYYQIYKAARRSAAKHKFTGFPRLEEIEGISVNGLVKLHKESEECTNFSRLLKHDKKNISIFKREQKAATTLGIIVGAFTVCWLPFFLLSTARPFICGTACSCIPLWVERTFLWLGYANSLINPFIYAFFNRDLRTTYRNLLQCRYRNINRKLSAAGMHEALKLAEKPEFVL from the exons ATGGTGCTCGCCCTCAACGGCAGCCACCTCTCCGGTAACCTCCGGCCgctggtgctggaggagccGCGGGCGCTGGGCGGCGGCAGGATGATCGCCGGCTCCTGGCCCCCGCGCAGCCTGGCGAGGCTCGGCCCGTCGCTCCCCCCGTCGGCGCTGCCCACGGCGAGCCCCCTCCCCGCCAACGACTCGCAGTGCGGGGAGCAGATCCTCAGCTACGGCAGCGCGGAGAAAGTTCTCATCGGGGCCGTGCTCTGCCTCATCACCCTGCTGACCATCGCCGGCAACTGCCTGGTGGTGATCTCCGTCTGCTTCGTGAAGAAGCTGCGGCAGCCCTCCAACTACCTGATCGTCTCGCTGGCCCTGGCCGATCTCTCGGTGGCCCTGGCCGTCATGCCCTTCGTCAGCGTCACCGACCTTATCGGCGGCGAGTGGATCTTCGGCCGCCTCTTCTGCAACGTCTTCATCGCCATGGATGTCATGTGCTGCACGGCGTCCATCATGACCCTGTGTGTGATAAGTATCGACAG GTACCTGGGAATAACCAGACCTCTCACCTACCCTGTAAGGCAGAATGGGAAGTGCATGGCCAAGATGATCCTGTGTGTCTGGCTTTTATCTGCCTCCATCACCATTCCCCCGCTCTTCGGCTGGGCCCAGAACGTAAATGATGAAAAGGTTTGTCTCATCAGTCAAGACTTTGGCTACACCATTTACTCCACTGCAGTTGCATTTTATATTCCAATGTCAGTGATGCTTTTCATGTACTATCAGATTTATAAAGCTGCCAGGAGGAGTGCTGCTAAACACAAGTTTACTGGTTTTCCCCGCCTGGAAGAAATAGAAGGGATTTCTGTGAATGGACTTGTAAAACTGCACAAGGAATCTGAAGAATGTACTAACTTTTCACGACTCCTAAAGCACgacaagaaaaacatttccatctttaaaagagaacagaaagctGCCACCACCCTTGGGATTATTGTTGGGGCTTTCACAGTCTGCTGGCTgccctttttcctcctctccactGCAAGGCCCTTCATCTGTGGTACAGCATGCAGCTGCATCCCCCTGTGGGTGGAGAGGACATTTCTGTGGCTGGGCTATGCAAACTCTCTCATTAACCCTTTCATTTATGCCTTCTTCAACCGGGACCTGAGGACAACCTACCGCaacctgctgcagtgcagaTACAGGAACATCAACCGCAAGCTCTCGGCCGCAGGCATGCACGAGGCTCTGAAGCTTGCAGAAAAGCCTGAGTTTGTTCTGTAA